Proteins encoded by one window of Panicum virgatum strain AP13 chromosome 7N, P.virgatum_v5, whole genome shotgun sequence:
- the LOC120681647 gene encoding glycine--tRNA ligase, mitochondrial 1-like: MLLLRRVCFLLPSPSPRAPLAKPLPLPLRPPRTLAPAARPLASMAAPAGGTAATSRDAFRAAVTNTLERRLFFVPSFKIYGGVAGLYDYGPPGCAVKANVLAFWRQHFVLEEGMLEVDCPCVTPEVVLKASGHVDKFTDLMVKDEKTGNCYRADHLLKDFCKDKLEKDQTLSPEQAEEYNKILAILDDLSAEQLGAKIKEYGIVAPDTKNPLSDPYPFNLMFQTSIGPSGLSPGYMRPETAQGIFVNFKDLYYYNGNKLPFAAAQIGQAFRNEISPRQGLLRVREFTLAEIEHFVDPEDKSHPKFGDVSDLEFLMFPREDQMAGRSATRLKLGNAVSEGTVNNETLGYFIGRVYLFLTQLGIDKDRLRFRQHLPNEMAHYAADCWDAEIECSYGWIECVGIADRSAYDLRAHSDKSGEKLEAHEKFAEPREVEKLVITPSKKELGLAFKGNQRMILEALEAMGETEALEMKAALESKGEVEFKVCTLGKDVTIKKSMVSINIEKKKEHQRKFTPSVIEPSFGIGRIIYCLFEHCFYLRPGKAEDEQLNVFGFPPLVAPIKCTVFPLVKLEKFEVVAKKISKALTAAGISHIIDMTGNTIGKRYARTDELGVPLAITVDNTTSVTVRDRDSKDQIRVEVDEVASVVKEVTDGQSTWADIMWRYPAHTASVAEDEEAEP, translated from the exons AtgctcctgctccgccgcgtcTGCTTCCTCCTTCCGTCGCCCTCCCCTCGCGCGCCGCTCGCAAAACCTCTCCCGCTCCCCCTCCGCCCGCCCAGAACCCTAgccccggcggcgcgcccgctCGCTTCCATGGCCGCGCCGGCGGgtgggacggcggcgacgagccgGGACGCGTTCCGCGCGGCGGTGACCAACACGCTGGAGCGGCGCCTCTTCTTCGTGCCCTCCTTCAAGATctacggcggcgtcgcggggcTCTACGACTACGGGCCCCCCGGGTGCGCCGTCAAGGCCAACGTCCTCGCCTTCTGGCGCCAG CATTTTGTATTAGAGGAAGGGATGCTTGAGGTCGACTGCCCATGTGTGACACCAGAAGTTGTCTTGAAAGCCTCTGGTCATGTGGATAAATTTACAGACTTAATGGTTAAAGATGAAAAGACAGGCAACTGCTACCGTGCAGATCATTTGCTCAAGGATTTCTGTAAGGATAAGCTTGAGAAGGACCAGACATTGTCACCAGAGCAGGCAGAAGAATACAATAAAATTCTTGCTATCTTGGATGATCTCTCTGCTGAGCAATTGGGTGCTAAGATTAAGGAATATGGGATTGTTGCTCCTGACACTAAGAACCCGTTGTCAGATCCCTACCCCTTCAATCTCATGTTTCAGACTTCCATTGGACCATCAGGTTTGAGTCCAGG GTATATGAGGCCAGAGACAGCGCAGGGTATCTTTGTGAACTTTAAAGACTTGTATTACTACAATGGCAACAAGCTACCTTTTGCTGCAGCTCAAATTGGCCAGGCCTTCAGGAATGAG ATATCTCCCCGCCAAGGCCTTCTGAGAGTCCGCGAGTTTACATTAGCTGAAATTGAGCACTTTGTGGATCCAGAGGACAAATCCCACCCAAAATTTGGTGATGTCTCTGATCTAGAGTTCTTGATGTTTCCAAGAGAAGATCAAATGGCAGGAAGGTCAGCCACAAGACTTAAACTCGGAAATGCTGTATCTGAG GGAACTGTGAACAATGAGACCCTTGGCTACTTTATCGGAAGGGTCTACCTTTTCTTGACACAACTTGGGATTGATAAAGATCGTCTACGCTTCCGACAGCATCTGCCAAATGAAATGGCTCACTATGCTGCTGATTGTTGGGATGCAGAGATTGAATGCTCTTATGGATGGATTGAGTGTGTTGGAATTGCTGATAGGTCTGCCTATGACTTGCGTGCACACTCG GATAAAAGTGGTGAGAAACTTGAAGCACATGAAAAGTTTGCAGAACCCAGAGAAGTGGAG AAACTAGTTATAACCCCATCAAAGAAGGAGCTTGGCCTTGCATTCAAAGGGAACCAGAGGATGATTCTTGAAGCATTGGAA GCAATGGGTGAGACTGAAGCTTTGGAGATGAAAGCTGCATTGGAGTCCAAGGGGGAGGTTGAGTTCAAGGTGTGCACCCTTGGGAAGGATGTTACGATAAAGAAAAGCATGGTTTCAATTAATattgagaagaaaaaagaacacCAAAGGAAATTTACTCCTTCCGTCATTGAACCATCCTTTGGGATTGGGCGCATTATATACTGCCTTTTTGAGCACTGTTTCTACCTAAGGCCTGGCAAGGCAGAGGATGAGCAGTTAAATGTGTTTGGTTTCCCCCCTCTTGTTGCCCCAATAAAGTGCACAGTCTTTCCACTGGTGAAGCTTGAGAAATTTGAGGTTGTTGCCAAGAAAATCTCAAAGGCCTTGACAGCAGCAGGGATTTCACATATTATCGACATGACAG GTAACACAATAGGAAAACGCTACGCAAGGACGGACGAGCTCGGCGTGCCCCTGGCGATCACCGTTGACAACACCACAAGCGTGACGGTGCGTGACCGGGACAGCAAGGACCAGATCCGTGTGGAGGTGGACGAGGTGGCctcggtggtgaaggaggtgacGGACGGGCAGAGCACCTGGGCCGACATCATGTGGAGGTACCCGGCGCACACTGCCTCGGTCGCCGAGGATGAGGAGGCCGAACCCTGA
- the LOC120681648 gene encoding cytochrome b-c1 complex subunit Rieske, mitochondrial-like → MLRVAGRRLSSSLSWRPAAAAARNPLAGAGAPGGDDDSARGRSQPRFSIESPFFAAARGFSFSSTETLVPRNQDAGLADLPATVAAVKNPNPKVVYDEYNHERYPPGDPSKRAFAYFVLSGGRFIYASLLRLLILKFVLSMSASKDVLALASLEVDLSSIEPGTTVTVKWRGKPVFIRRRTEDDIKLANSVDIASLRHPEQDAERVKNPEWLVVIGVCTHLGCIPLPNAGDFGGWFCPCHGSHYDISGRIRKGPAPFNLEVPTYSFLEENKLLIG, encoded by the exons atgCTGAGGGTTGCGGGGAGGAGGCTCTCGTCTTCCCTCTCCTGGCGCCCTGCCGCGGCCGCTGCCAGGAACCCGCTTGCCGGCGCTGGCGCCCCCGGCGGGGACGACGACTCCGCCCGCGGCCGGAGCCAGCCGCGGTTCTCCATCGAGTCCCccttcttcgccgccgccaggg GTTTCTCTTTCTCTTCAACTGAAACACTTGTACCAAGGAACCAAGATGCTGGTCTGGCTGACCTCCCAGCAACTGTGGCTGCTGTGAAGAACCCTAACCCAAAGGTGGTTTATGATGAGTACAACCATGAAAGATATCCTCCTGGAGATCCCAGCAAGCGCGCCTTTGCTTACTTTGTCCTGAGTGGTGGGAGGTTCATTTATGCGTCACTGCTGCGTCTCCTCATATTGAAGTTTGTCCTGAGCATGTCAGCAAGTAAGGATGTGCTTGCCCTCGCTTCACTTGAGGTGGACCTCTCCAGCATCGAACCAGGCACCACGGTGACTGTGAAGTGGCGTGGGAAGCCGGTCTTCATCAGGCGCCGGACTGAGGACGACATCAAGCTGGCCAACAGTGTGGACATCGCGTCCCTGCGCCACCCAGAGCAGGATGCGGAGCGCGTGAAGAACCCTGAGTGGCTGGTGGTCATTGGCGTCTGCACCCACCTGGGCTGCATCCCGCTCCCGAATGCTGGAGACTTTGGTGGCTGGTTCTGCCCATGCCATGGCTCCCACTATGACATATCTGGGAGGATCCGCAAGGGACCTGCGCCGTTCAACCTCGAGGTACCCACCTACAGTTTCTTGGAGGAGAACAAGCTGCTCATAGGCTAA
- the LOC120681650 gene encoding pollen-specific protein C13-like, producing MASLRILPAVATVILLFAVAAIATNAPDYVIQGRVYCDTCRAGFETNVTEYMKGAKVRLECKHFGTGNIERAIDGVTDETGTYKIELKDSHEEDICEVVLVQSPREDCDQVQELRDRASVLLTRNVGICDSVRLANPLGYFKDVPLPVCGELLKQLDLDDQTE from the exons atggcctcgCTCCGCATCCTTCCTGCGGTCGCCACTGTCATCCTCTTGTTTGCCGTGGCTGCCATCGCCACCAACGCTCCCGACTACGTCATCCAGGGCCGCGTCTACTGCGACACCTGCCGCGCCGGGTTCGAAACCAATGTCACCGAGTACATGAAGG GCGCCAAGGTTAGGCTGGAGTGCAAGCACTTCGGCACCGGCAACATCGAGCGCGCCATCGATGGCGTGACCGACGAGACCGGCACCTACAAGATCGAGCTCAAGGACAGCCACGAGGAGGACATCTGCGAGGTCGTCCTCGTCCAGAGCCCGCGTGAGGACTGCGACCAGGTCCAGGAGCTCAGGGACCGTGCCAGTGTCCTGCTCACCAGGAACGTCGGCATCTGCGACAGCGTGCGCCTCGCCAACCCGCTCGGCTACTTCAAGGACGTGCCGCTGCCCGTCTGCGGTGAGCTGCTCAAGCAGCTCGACTTGGATGATCAGACTGAGTAA
- the LOC120681079 gene encoding uncharacterized protein LOC120681079 has protein sequence MWAQQNKSQPIDGGDLRHPLAISTTATLAPSPQPQPQPPAAAALFSGDPPLPRPASAETPERTLTCHYGALERHRPAEPAGGAGEAQAQEEAPRAVPQLFLHGCQVPGLLQHHYRVQPLPDGGGLPWLPDGALPADRREGQANRGVLLPPQGRLNLCDAKALLMELLVPRM, from the exons atgtgggcccagcAGAATAAGTCGCAGCCGATTGACGGCGGAGATCTTCGCCACCCCTTGGCTATAAGCACCACCGCAACCCTAGCACCTTCCCCTCAGCCTCAGCCTCAGCCtcctgccgccgctgctctctTCTCCGGAGACCCTCCCCTCCCGAGACCAGCGAGCGCGGAGACGCCGGAGCGAACCCTCACCTGCCACTATG GTGCTCTAGAACGACATCGACCTGCTGAACCCGCCGGCGGAGCTGGAGAAGCTCAAGCACAAGAAGAAGCGCCTCGTGCAGTCCCCCAACTCTTTCTTCATG GATGTCAAGTGCCAGGGCTGCTTCAGCAT CACTACCGTGTTCAGCCACTCCCAGACGGTGGGGGTCTACCCTGGCTGCCAGATGGTGCTCTGCCAGCCGACAGGCGGGAAGGCCAGGCTAACCGAGGGGTGCTCCTTCCGCCGCAAGGGCGACTAAATCTTTGTGACGCAAAAGCTCTGCTGATGGAGCTGCTAGTTCCCAGGATGTAG